In Haliaeetus albicilla chromosome 3, bHalAlb1.1, whole genome shotgun sequence, the following are encoded in one genomic region:
- the TCEA1 gene encoding transcription elongation factor A protein 1 isoform X3, giving the protein MTTEDEIIRIAKKMDKMVQKKNAAGALDLLKELKNIPMTLELLQSTRIGMSVNAIRKQSTDEEVTSLAKSLIKSWKKLLDGPSTDKDSEEKKKESASSSQNSPEAREESSSSNSSSRKEEGSAPSNSFIPSFPRAPSTSDSVRVKCREMLSAALRTGDDYIAIGADEEELGSQIEEAIFQELKNTDMKYKNRVRSRIANLKDAKNPNLRKNVLCGNIPPDKFAKMTAEEMASDELKEMRKNLTKEAIREHQMAKTGGTQTDLFTCGKCKKKNCTYTQVQTRSADEPMTTFVVCNECGNRWKFC; this is encoded by the exons atgaCCACGGAGGACGAGATCATCCGCATCGCCAAGAAGATGGACAAGATGGTGCAGAAGAAGAACGCG gctgGAGCTCTCGATTTATTGAAGGAGCTTAAGAATATTCCCATGACCCTTGAGTTGTTACAG tCTACCAGAATTGGAATGTCAGTGAATGCGATACGCAAACAAAGCACTGATGAAGAAGTTACATCTTTAGCAAAATCTCTTATCAAGTCTTGGAAGAAACTGTTAG ATGGACCTTCAACTGATAAAgattctgaagaaaagaaaaaggagtctGCATCTTCCTCACAAAACAGCCCTgaagcaagagaagaaag TTCAAGTAGCAATTccagcagcaggaaggaggagggtAGTGCTCCCTCAAATTCTTTCATCCCTTCTTTTCCCCGGGCTCCAAGCACTTCGGATTCTGTACGAGTGAAATGTAGAGAAATGCTCTCTGCAGCTCTCAGAACAGGAG aTGATTACATTGCTATTGGTGCTGATGAGGAAGAGCTGGGTTCTCAGATTGAAGAAG CTATCtttcaagaattaaaaaacactgatatgaaatacaaaaataggGTACGAAGTAGAATAGCGAATCTCAAGGATGCAAAGAATCCTAACCTAAGGAAAAATGTGTTATGTGGGAACATTCCTCCTGACAAGTTTGCCAAAATGACAGCAGAG GAAATGGCAAGTGATGAGCTTAAAGAAATGCGCAAAAATCTGACCAAAGAAGCTATCAGAGAGCATCAGATGGCGAAAACAGGAGGTACCCAAACTGATCTGTTTACATGTGGCAAGTGCAAAAAGAAGAACTGTACATACACCCAG GTTCAAACTCGCAGTGCTGATGAACCCATGACAACATTTGTTGTCTGTAATGAATGTGGAAACAGATGGAAG TTCTGTTAG
- the TCEA1 gene encoding transcription elongation factor A protein 1 isoform X2, translating to MTTEDEIIRIAKKMDKMVQKKNAAGALDLLKELKNIPMTLELLQSTRIGMSVNAIRKQSTDEEVTSLAKSLIKSWKKLLDGPSTDKDSEEKKKESASSSQNSPEAREESSSSSNSSSRKEEGSAPSNSFIPSFPRAPSTSDSVRVKCREMLSAALRTGDDYIAIGADEEELGSQIEEAIFQELKNTDMKYKNRVRSRIANLKDAKNPNLRKNVLCGNIPPDKFAKMTAEEMASDELKEMRKNLTKEAIREHQMAKTGGTQTDLFTCGKCKKKNCTYTQVQTRSADEPMTTFVVCNECGNRWKFC from the exons atgaCCACGGAGGACGAGATCATCCGCATCGCCAAGAAGATGGACAAGATGGTGCAGAAGAAGAACGCG gctgGAGCTCTCGATTTATTGAAGGAGCTTAAGAATATTCCCATGACCCTTGAGTTGTTACAG tCTACCAGAATTGGAATGTCAGTGAATGCGATACGCAAACAAAGCACTGATGAAGAAGTTACATCTTTAGCAAAATCTCTTATCAAGTCTTGGAAGAAACTGTTAG ATGGACCTTCAACTGATAAAgattctgaagaaaagaaaaaggagtctGCATCTTCCTCACAAAACAGCCCTgaagcaagagaagaaag cAGTTCAAGTAGCAATTccagcagcaggaaggaggagggtAGTGCTCCCTCAAATTCTTTCATCCCTTCTTTTCCCCGGGCTCCAAGCACTTCGGATTCTGTACGAGTGAAATGTAGAGAAATGCTCTCTGCAGCTCTCAGAACAGGAG aTGATTACATTGCTATTGGTGCTGATGAGGAAGAGCTGGGTTCTCAGATTGAAGAAG CTATCtttcaagaattaaaaaacactgatatgaaatacaaaaataggGTACGAAGTAGAATAGCGAATCTCAAGGATGCAAAGAATCCTAACCTAAGGAAAAATGTGTTATGTGGGAACATTCCTCCTGACAAGTTTGCCAAAATGACAGCAGAG GAAATGGCAAGTGATGAGCTTAAAGAAATGCGCAAAAATCTGACCAAAGAAGCTATCAGAGAGCATCAGATGGCGAAAACAGGAGGTACCCAAACTGATCTGTTTACATGTGGCAAGTGCAAAAAGAAGAACTGTACATACACCCAG GTTCAAACTCGCAGTGCTGATGAACCCATGACAACATTTGTTGTCTGTAATGAATGTGGAAACAGATGGAAG TTCTGTTAG
- the TCEA1 gene encoding transcription elongation factor A protein 1 isoform X1: MTTEDEIIRIAKKMDKMVQKKNAAGALDLLKELKNIPMTLELLQSTRIGMSVNAIRKQSTDEEVTSLAKSLIKSWKKLLDGPSTDKDSEEKKKESASSSQNSPEAREESSSSSNSSSRKEEGSAPSNSFIPSFPRAPSTSDSVRVKCREMLSAALRTGDDYIAIGADEEELGSQIEEAIFQELKNTDMKYKNRVRSRIANLKDAKNPNLRKNVLCGNIPPDKFAKMTAEEMASDELKEMRKNLTKEAIREHQMAKTGGTQTDLFTCGKCKKKNCTYTQVQTRSADEPMTTFVVCNECGNRWKVRLLDCSAYLIAGSQAVCLILVYSK; the protein is encoded by the exons atgaCCACGGAGGACGAGATCATCCGCATCGCCAAGAAGATGGACAAGATGGTGCAGAAGAAGAACGCG gctgGAGCTCTCGATTTATTGAAGGAGCTTAAGAATATTCCCATGACCCTTGAGTTGTTACAG tCTACCAGAATTGGAATGTCAGTGAATGCGATACGCAAACAAAGCACTGATGAAGAAGTTACATCTTTAGCAAAATCTCTTATCAAGTCTTGGAAGAAACTGTTAG ATGGACCTTCAACTGATAAAgattctgaagaaaagaaaaaggagtctGCATCTTCCTCACAAAACAGCCCTgaagcaagagaagaaag cAGTTCAAGTAGCAATTccagcagcaggaaggaggagggtAGTGCTCCCTCAAATTCTTTCATCCCTTCTTTTCCCCGGGCTCCAAGCACTTCGGATTCTGTACGAGTGAAATGTAGAGAAATGCTCTCTGCAGCTCTCAGAACAGGAG aTGATTACATTGCTATTGGTGCTGATGAGGAAGAGCTGGGTTCTCAGATTGAAGAAG CTATCtttcaagaattaaaaaacactgatatgaaatacaaaaataggGTACGAAGTAGAATAGCGAATCTCAAGGATGCAAAGAATCCTAACCTAAGGAAAAATGTGTTATGTGGGAACATTCCTCCTGACAAGTTTGCCAAAATGACAGCAGAG GAAATGGCAAGTGATGAGCTTAAAGAAATGCGCAAAAATCTGACCAAAGAAGCTATCAGAGAGCATCAGATGGCGAAAACAGGAGGTACCCAAACTGATCTGTTTACATGTGGCAAGTGCAAAAAGAAGAACTGTACATACACCCAG GTTCAAACTCGCAGTGCTGATGAACCCATGACAACATTTGTTGTCTGTAATGAATGTGGAAACAGATGGAAGGTAAGACTGTTAGACTGCTCTGCATATTTGATAGCAGGGAGCCAGGCTGTGTGCTTAATTTTGGTTTACAGTAAATGA